One part of the Neoarius graeffei isolate fNeoGra1 chromosome 2, fNeoGra1.pri, whole genome shotgun sequence genome encodes these proteins:
- the lrrtm2 gene encoding leucine-rich repeat transmembrane neuronal protein 2: MLLCLPLTSCTACPQKCRCEDLQFYCDTQGLLTPPDGVDRGALGLSLRHNSINELNPDQFFGFTQLTWLHLDHNQIFNVHEDAFQGLYKLKDLNLSSNRITKLPNTTFIHLINLQILDLSFNQMTALEPELFHGLRKLQILHLRSNFLRTTPVRAFWDCRSLEYLGLSNNRLRSLARNGFAGLIKLRELHLEHNHLTKINLAHFPRLVALQFLYLQWNKINNLTCTMEWEWTTLEKLDLTGNEIRALTPEVFETLPNLKVLLLDENKLTSLDGQTMNMWKSLNAIGLSSNLWECTKKICNLASWLSKFKGRWEHPILCHSPEYTQGEEILDAVHGFQLCQNLSAPVVLTSTTIEATFTVVTTTTTTAQTPQTTMAAATVNGNVVTEDYGIDSTLLTQRVIIGTMALLFSFFLIIFVVYISRKCCPPTLRRIRHCSAIQNRRQMRTQQRQPMADLATQVPYNEYEPTHEEGALVIINGYGQCKCQQLPYKECEV, from the exons ATGCTACTGTGCCTGCCCCTCACATCGTGCACAGCCTGCCCTCAGAAATGCCGCTGCGAGGACCTGCAGTTTTACTGCGACACGCAGGGACTCCTGACGCCCCCAGACGGCGTGGACAGAGGAGCCCTGGGACTCTCGCTCCGGCACAACAGCATCAACGAGCTCAACCCCGACCAGTTCTTCGGCTTCACCCAGCTAACCTGGCTCCACTTGGACCACAACCAAATATTCAACGTGCATGAGGATGCCTTCCAGGGGCTCTACAAGCTCAAGGACCTGAACTTGAGCTCCAACCGCATCACCAAGCTGCCCAACACAACCTTCATCCACCTCATCAACCTCCAAATCCTGGATCTTTCCTTCAACCAGATGACCGCGCTGGAGCCCGAGCTCTTTCACGGGCTTCGCAAGCTCCAGATCCTCCACCTGAGGTCCAACTTCCTACGGACCACACCTGTCAGGGCCTTCTGGGACTGTCGGAGCCTGGAGTACCTTGGTTTAAGCAACAACCGGCTTCGGAGTTTGGCTCGGAATGGATTCGCTGGGCTAATAAAGCTACGGGAGCTCCATTTGGAACACAACCACTTGACCAAGATCAATCTGGCGCACTTCCCGCGTCTTGTCGCCCTCCAGTTCCTCTATCTGCAGTGGAACAAGATTAACAATTTGACATGTACCATGGAGTGGGAGTGGACCACTCTGGAAAAACTGGATCTAACCGGGAACGAGATACGCGCTCTAACCCCCGAAGTGTTTGAAACTTTACCGAACCTTAAGGTCCTGCTGCTGGATGAGAACAAGTTGACCAGCCTTGATGGCCAAACCATGAATATGTGGAAATCTCTCAACGCTATCGGGTTGTCCAGCAACCTTTGGGAATGTACAAAAAAGATTTGTAACTTGGCCAGTTGGCTGAGTAAGTTTAAGGGTCGGTGGGAACATCCCATCTTATGCCACAGCCCTGAGTACACGCAGGGCGAGGAAATACTCGACGCCGTTCACGGATTCCAACTTTGTCAAAACCTCTCGGCACCTGTGGTACTGACTAGCACCACGATCGAGGCCAC CTTTACCGTCGtcaccactaccaccaccaccgcTCAAACCCCACAGACTACCATGGCTGCGGCGACGGTGAACGGGAACGTTGTTACCGAGGACTACGGCATAGACAGCACCCTACTAACCCAGAGAGTCATCATAGGTACCATGGCCCTTTTGTTTTCCTTCTTTCTCATCATTTTTGTAGTGTACATCTCACGGAAGTGCTGCCCTCCCACTCTCCGGCGGATCCGCCACTGCTCGGCTATTCAGAACCGGCGACAGATGAGGACCCAACAGAGGCAGCCGATGGCAGAC